The following coding sequences lie in one Leishmania panamensis strain MHOM/PA/94/PSC-1 chromosome 19 sequence genomic window:
- a CDS encoding hypothetical protein (TriTrypDB/GeneDB-style sysID: LpmP.19.0430), with amino-acid sequence MSSPALTYPSSGEFNVLVQRFKLLNLVQRVAHRDVAEMLDTVGLEGLSRKGTLSRWAWGEPTLDDDDSTVGKVPPRGAASRHRLKENRPRTSPSTHRVSLPVSGRLVTPPRMQFGRPTSGFDARIAAARWSSGMEKASSATDSLRRSHLSTRQNTAGEVDSAAPSTMTRRPYGVRRPRRILHRSPSEREAFFSRLAKPRQRPGALVEEVLLYDDEAVPPAPSRRGNDDAQLWRDTTGHHVSELAARDGRDRYDAGAYGRRCGSTVTSAVLAAPQRRPSPSVYAFHHKDSRSRSYAPLQPSTSSPHRRAAGPRNTRCGEEVVGELQGYQATHRGPTGRLYSQHDVSAEDDPHDVSFTAPPSRYQLLDAPSSSSEDPARVRSLSPALLGSQDAANTTPLGGRPHENQHLADASVNISLSTPLKTTPDTDVAASPITGGDTSSFATAAPTEGQRRRQGSGAAAGNHPPGLPQMQLPPYSASSDVYEVEDVCQGGDSARGQMVRTGSGYLRASGLNSETTSLSQFPQSPRFGRGLAPKAKPKGAVESSSVPFEAVRQESYRLSRSSSVVHNPDSSNWDAGAQNTYTATSPARPRPRSSSALTPPTTSGFGSSRGLRSPKPYTVTVKTMAVDNVGGSTEYSRPSDASPLTAGRAAASPMWHSSLYDDAAAVATPVGSQLSATAKKSFVELSAAIDHMLLDHQQLLRQVYKETLAPGLGAAGQAAGSAVASRSLVKASRVPASDAADSQDSSLEVHSKGRGVAIVQAARYTGGEDATIEVDLDSNANTSEVDAMLHPARGELEDEMLLYTQLQHQLTQLDADIVRLGLESANDESAQGGDGERGDDAGGASALRQSSFMPHSSSLNKAAVAQPAPCQRSRGGMPEAIVQRLCAYRMDNFQYIAYNERLWNTSCTSQFVFAQRLTAAITEECWGEVMAEVCSIMDDYVDGLADHELQ; translated from the coding sequence ATGTCCTCTCCAGCGCTGACGTACCCCTCGAGCGGTGAGTTCAACGTGCTCGTGCAGCGCTTCAAGTTGCTCAATCTCGTACAGCGCGTAGCCCACCGTGACGTGGCCGAGATGCTGGACACGGTCGGACTGGAGGGGCTTTCACGCAAAGGCACGCTGTCGCGGTGGGCGTGGGGTGAACCAACGctcgacgacgatgacagcACTGTGGGGAAGGTGCCTCCTCGGGGAGCCGCGTCAAGGCACCGATTGAAGGAGAACAGACCCCGCACCTCGCCCTCTACCCAccgcgtctccctccccgtcAGTGGACGTCTAGTTACCCCGCCCCGTATGCAATTTGGGCGACCCACCTCCGGCTTTGACGCCcgcatcgcagcagcgcggtggagcagcggcatgGAAAAGGCCAGCAGTGCAACTGACTCGCTGCGTCGTTCGCACCTGTCTACTCGGCAAAACACTGCAGGAGAAGTTGACAGTGCAGCGCCTTCGACGATGACGCGACGCCCGTACGGTGTCCGGCGCCCACGTCGAATTCTGCACCGCAGTCCCTCTGAACGCGAGGCGTTCTTTTCTCGGCTCGCGAAGCCACGCCAGCGACCCGGCGCGCTTGTGGAGGAGGTTTTGCTgtacgacgacgaggcggtgccaccggcgcccagccgccgcggcaATGACGATGCGCAGTTGTGGCGCGACACTACCGGTCATCATGTATCTGAACTCGCAGCGAGGGATGGACGAGACAGGTATGACGCCGGTGCCTACGGAAGGCGCTGTGGTTCCACTGTCACCTCTGCTGTACTTGCAGCACCGCAACGGCGCCCGTCCCCCAGCGTGTATGCCTTCCACCACAAAGACTCGCGTTCCCGTTCCTACGCACCGCTACAgccttccacctcctctccgcacAGGCGGGCAGCCGGCCCACGTAATACGCGCTGTGGGGAAGAAGTCGTCGGTGAGCTTCAGGGCTACCAAGCGACACATCGCGGCCCTACTGGTCGGCTGTATTCACAGCACGATGTGTCAGCGGAGGACGACCCACACGACGTCTCCTTtacggcaccgccgtcgcgtTACCAGTTGCTTGACGCACCATCATCCTCGTCGGAGGATCCAGCGCGCGTGCGGAGCTTGAGCCCGGCGCTACTCGGAAGCCAAGACGCCGCCAACACAACGCCTCTCGGAGGCCGCCCGCACGAGAATCAGCACCTCGCAGATGCCTCCGTAAACATCTCGCTCTCAACGCCCCTGAAGACGACGCCCGATACCGACGTCGCTGCATCGCCTATCACCGGCGGCGACACTTCATCTTTTGCCACAGCGGCCCCCACGGAggggcagcgccgccgccaaggcagcggcgctgccgccggcaaTCACCCTCCAGGTCTACCTCAGATGCAACTTCCTCCCTACAGCGCTTCCAGTGACGTCTACGAAGTGGAGGACGTCTGCCAGGGGGGCGACAGCGCACGAGGGCAGATGGTTCGAACAGGCAGTGGATATTTGCGTGCTAGTGGACTTAACAGTGAAACCACATCACTCTCGCAGTTCCCCCAGTCACCACGCTTTGGCCGCGGTCTGGCACCAAAGGCAAAGCCGAAGGGTGCCGTGGAAAGTTCGAGCGTGCCGTTCGAGGCCGTGCGACAGGAGAGTTACCGCCTGTCGCGCTCCAGCTCTGTCGTGCACAACCccgacagcagcaactgGGACGCTGGTGCACAGAACACCTACACGGCCACGTCGCCAGCGCGGCCGCGGCCCCGCTCCTCTAGCGCGCTTACTCCGCCGACTACATCAGgcttcggcagcagcaggggccTGCGGTCCCCAAAGCCATACACTGTCACAGTAAAGACTATGGCGGTCGACAATGTAGGTGGTAGTACTGAGTACAGTCGGCCGAGCGACGCCTCACCATTGACAGCGGGCCGAGCAGCCGCATCTCCGATGTGGCACTCATCACTCTatgacgacgctgctgccgtagcCACACCGGTGGGTAGCCAGCTCAGTGCCACCGCGAAGAAATCGTTTGTGGAGCTCTCCGCTGCCATCGACCACATGCTGCTCGACCATCAGCAGTTACTGCGCCAAGTGTACAAGGAGACCCTTGCCCCGGGTCTCGGAGCGGCAGGGCAAGCAGCCGGTTCTGCAGTGGCGTCTCGGTCGTTAGTGAAGGCCAGCAGAGTTCccgccagcgacgccgcagATTCTCAGGACTCTTCGTTGGAGGTTCACTCGAAGGGCCGCGGTGTTGCAATCGTGCAGGCAGCCCGCTACACCGGCGGCGAGGACGCCACAATTGAAGTGGACCTCGACAGCAATGCCAACACAAGCGAAGTGGATGCGATGCTGCATCCGGCGCGTGGCGAGTTGGAAGATGAGATGCTTCTCTACACAcaactgcagcaccagctaACCCAGCTGGACGCGGATATCGTCCGCCTTGGGCTGGAGAGCGCCAACGACGAGTCTGCACAGGGAGGCGACGGCGAAAGGGGTGACGATGCAGGCGGCGCGTCAGCCCTTCGACAGAGCTCATTTATGCCGCACTCTTCGTCGCTCAacaaagcagcggtggcacagcCAGCGCCTTGCCAGCGTAGCCGCGGAGGGATGCCGGAGGCGATCGTGCAGCGGCTCTGTGCCTACCGAATGGACAACTTTCAGTATATCGCCTACAACGAGCGTTTATGGAACACCAGCTGCACCTCACAGTTTGTGTTTGCACAGCGGCTCACAGCTGCGATAACTGAGGAGTGCTGGGGCGAGGTGATGGCGGAGGTCTGCTCCATCATGGACGACTACGTCGACGGTCTGGCCGACCATGAGCTGCAGTAG